One Chitinophagales bacterium DNA segment encodes these proteins:
- a CDS encoding leucyl aminopeptidase: MQISLINKTGKNDNLIFIADKNTDWNNINRSREIVDVIKSQLKKDISQIIIPTPAGIMMAVIAEKKDTLSRTTESLRKAGYKLLSTIHKHKLSEVTVINVSELQKASLPFAEGMAMGSYQFLHYKKEAEKEKHALHKINLTGNDITKAETDLLQTVIEGIYLVRDLVNMPANYLNATGLANAIARTGKSAGFKTEIFNKAKITALKMGGLLAVNLGSVDPPTFTIMEYNPRNAVNKKPIVLVGKGVVYDTGGLSLKPTANSMDYMKCDMAGAATMLGTMYCVAKSKLPLHIIGLIPATDNRPGFNAFAPGDVISMHNGMKVEMLNSDAEGRMILADALSFARQYKPELVIDAATLTGAAHRAVGDYAIAYMGTAAGSIKQELEESGFEVYERLIEFPLWDEYGEMLKSDIADIKNVGGVMAGAITAGKFLEKFTDYPWIHLDIAGVAYFSSSMGYKGKNGSGFGMRLLFNYLQKRSTHE; the protein is encoded by the coding sequence ATGCAGATTTCGCTCATCAACAAGACCGGTAAGAATGATAACCTCATATTTATTGCTGATAAAAACACGGATTGGAACAACATAAACAGGTCCCGTGAAATAGTGGACGTGATAAAAAGCCAGCTTAAGAAAGACATCAGCCAAATCATTATTCCCACGCCGGCCGGAATAATGATGGCAGTAATTGCCGAAAAAAAAGATACGCTGTCACGAACCACAGAGAGCCTGCGGAAAGCCGGTTACAAGTTGCTTTCCACTATACACAAACATAAATTGAGCGAGGTTACTGTAATAAACGTAAGTGAACTGCAAAAGGCATCACTTCCGTTTGCAGAAGGCATGGCCATGGGAAGCTATCAGTTTCTTCACTACAAGAAAGAGGCGGAAAAGGAAAAACATGCATTGCACAAAATTAACCTTACGGGCAATGATATAACTAAAGCAGAAACTGATTTGCTGCAAACTGTTATTGAAGGCATCTATCTTGTCCGGGACCTTGTGAATATGCCCGCTAACTACCTGAATGCAACAGGCCTTGCCAATGCCATTGCGAGGACTGGAAAATCAGCCGGATTTAAAACAGAAATTTTTAACAAGGCAAAAATCACCGCATTAAAAATGGGCGGCTTGCTTGCGGTGAACCTGGGAAGTGTAGATCCGCCTACATTCACCATCATGGAATATAATCCCAGGAATGCAGTGAACAAGAAACCAATCGTGCTGGTAGGTAAAGGTGTGGTTTATGATACGGGAGGTCTGAGCCTGAAACCGACGGCCAACTCAATGGATTATATGAAGTGTGATATGGCAGGCGCTGCCACCATGCTTGGTACTATGTATTGTGTGGCAAAGTCAAAACTGCCATTGCATATTATCGGCTTGATACCGGCTACGGATAATCGCCCGGGGTTCAATGCTTTTGCGCCGGGTGATGTCATCTCCATGCACAATGGCATGAAGGTAGAGATGCTGAATTCAGATGCAGAAGGCAGGATGATACTCGCAGATGCACTCAGTTTTGCACGGCAATACAAACCCGAGCTGGTGATTGATGCTGCAACACTGACTGGAGCGGCGCATCGTGCAGTCGGCGACTATGCGATTGCATACATGGGTACTGCTGCCGGAAGCATTAAGCAGGAACTGGAGGAATCAGGATTCGAAGTATATGAACGTTTGATTGAGTTTCCATTGTGGGATGAATATGGTGAAATGCTGAAAAGCGATATTGCCGATATAAAAAATGTTGGCGGCGTAATGGCAGGTGCTATCACTGCAGGCAAATTCCTCGAAAAATTTACTGATTACCCATGGATTCACCTTGATATCGCTGGCGTAGCTTATTTCAGTTCTTCTATGGGCTATAAAGGAAAAAACGGTTCCGGTTTCGGGATGCGGTTACTGTTTAATTATCTTCAAAAACGATCAACACATGAGTGA
- the rsmA gene encoding 16S rRNA (adenine(1518)-N(6)/adenine(1519)-N(6))-dimethyltransferase RsmA, whose product MLQAKKSLGQHFLTDENIARKIVDAFYEINAPDTILEVGPGQGALTKYLLTDKPCNYFGVELDQRMIPLLISAFPALEERIFNEDILTFDFSKTGSSQLTIIGNFPYNISSQILFKVYDHKETVQHVVGMFQKEVAKRIVAGYGNKEYGILSVLLQAFYDVTYLFDVSAGCFSPPPKITSGVIRLVRKEQQPLLHDEEKFRQLVKSGFGQRRKTLRNSLRHMINHVTFLHDPVFDKRAEQLSVGSWIELSNRVATPA is encoded by the coding sequence ATGCTGCAGGCAAAGAAATCGCTGGGACAACATTTTCTTACGGATGAAAATATTGCACGCAAAATTGTTGATGCTTTCTATGAGATAAATGCACCTGATACTATTTTGGAAGTAGGTCCCGGACAAGGGGCATTGACAAAATATCTTTTAACCGATAAGCCATGCAATTATTTTGGAGTGGAACTCGACCAGCGGATGATTCCGTTACTGATCAGCGCCTTTCCGGCGCTGGAAGAACGGATCTTTAATGAAGATATACTAACCTTCGATTTTTCTAAAACGGGTTCCAGCCAGTTGACTATTATTGGTAACTTTCCCTATAATATTTCCTCACAGATTTTATTTAAAGTGTATGATCACAAGGAAACGGTGCAGCATGTTGTGGGAATGTTTCAAAAGGAAGTGGCAAAAAGAATTGTTGCCGGCTATGGTAACAAAGAATATGGTATCCTGAGTGTGCTGTTGCAGGCTTTTTACGATGTTACTTATTTGTTTGATGTCAGCGCCGGGTGTTTTTCGCCGCCTCCGAAAATAACCTCAGGCGTGATCAGGTTGGTGAGGAAGGAACAGCAACCATTGTTGCACGATGAGGAAAAATTCAGGCAATTGGTCAAATCCGGTTTCGGGCAAAGAAGAAAAACACTGCGCAACAGCCTACGGCATATGATCAATCATGTGACCTTCCTGCATGATCCTGTCTTTGATAAAAGAGCTGAACAGTTATCAGTCGGGAGTTGGATCGAATTATCCAACCGCGTTGCAACGCCTGCCTGA